From Marinobacter alexandrii, one genomic window encodes:
- a CDS encoding DUF3341 domain-containing protein, which translates to MSQGTNYVLGVYEDEDVLMDAIKTVRESGVKIEEVYSPFPVHGLEDALGYKRSWLSIAAFLFGITGTTLALTMQIGMMGVDWPMIIGGKDHIPFPSFVPVTFELTVLLASFGMVGTFLGISNLKPWGKPRIYDIRITDDKHVMAIDLDSNDKTEADIKSVLNGSGATEVNNKKFD; encoded by the coding sequence ATGTCTCAAGGAACGAATTACGTACTGGGCGTCTATGAAGATGAAGATGTTTTGATGGACGCTATCAAAACAGTAAGGGAGTCAGGTGTAAAAATCGAAGAGGTTTATTCACCATTTCCTGTACACGGACTCGAAGATGCATTAGGGTATAAACGAAGCTGGCTATCCATAGCCGCATTCCTTTTTGGTATTACCGGTACCACGCTTGCATTAACTATGCAAATTGGTATGATGGGTGTTGATTGGCCAATGATCATTGGAGGTAAGGATCACATTCCTTTTCCTTCTTTCGTACCAGTGACGTTTGAACTCACTGTTCTACTAGCTTCATTTGGAATGGTAGGCACCTTTTTAGGTATTTCAAATCTTAAGCCATGGGGTAAGCCAAGAATCTACGATATCCGGATTACTGATGATAAACATGTGATGGCTATTGATTTAGATAGCAATGACAAAACTGAAGCGGATATAAAAAGCGTATTGAACGGTAGTGGAGCCACTGAGGTGAATAACAAAAAGTTTGATTGA
- a CDS encoding cytochrome c → MKLKTLRYLGIITLGTLVASCAAGVDDTGLEYAPQMYHSTPYEPLTQITNEDAGTWLDSNDEDEHGEFYNSNPYNQFKMNMRKPVANTVRRGQPLPVRLTKDELEIAATTLVSPFALDAEGVVKDGKALYDSYCQHCHGEKGNADGKVAEAYAGVANLNGAAYLEVTEGHIFHVITYGKGLMGAHGSQVSSQDRWRIARYVKELQKKN, encoded by the coding sequence ATGAAACTAAAGACATTAAGATATTTAGGGATTATCACATTAGGGACATTAGTTGCCTCTTGTGCAGCTGGTGTTGATGACACAGGACTGGAGTATGCTCCTCAAATGTATCATTCTACTCCTTATGAGCCATTAACACAGATTACCAATGAAGATGCTGGTACTTGGCTAGATTCCAATGATGAGGATGAACATGGAGAGTTTTATAACTCTAATCCATATAACCAATTCAAAATGAATATGCGTAAGCCTGTGGCTAATACAGTTAGAAGAGGTCAACCACTACCTGTTCGTTTGACAAAAGATGAATTAGAAATTGCTGCTACCACTTTGGTAAGCCCATTTGCCTTAGATGCTGAAGGGGTAGTGAAAGATGGAAAAGCACTATATGATAGCTATTGTCAACATTGTCATGGTGAAAAGGGAAATGCAGATGGAAAAGTAGCTGAAGCTTATGCAGGAGTTGCCAATCTAAATGGAGCGGCCTACTTAGAAGTTACAGAAGGCCATATATTTCATGTTATCACTTATGGTAAAGGACTGATGGGAGCACATGGATCTCAGGTAAGTTCCCAAGATCGTTGGAGGATAGCTCGATACGTTAAAGAATTGCAAAAGAAGAATTAA
- a CDS encoding cbb3-type cytochrome c oxidase subunit I — MSVTDIQLQEDLAHDDHHDDEHHEQGFISKYIFTTDHKTIAKQFLITGIFWALIGGGLSIIFRLQLGFPEMSLEWLRPLLGQWITETGKLDAEFYLALVTMHGTIMVFFVLTAGLSGTFSNFLIPLQIGARDMASGFMNLLSYWFFFASSVVMFISLFIETGPAGGGWTVYPPLSALPQAIQGSGLGMTLWLVSMALFIASSLLGGINYITTIINMRTQGMSFARMPLTIWAFFITAILGLLSFPVLLSAALLLIFDRSFGTSFYLSEIYIQGEALPNVGGSPILYQHLFWFLGHPEVYIVILPALGITSEIIATNSRKPIFGYKAMIGSMLGIGFLSFIVWAHHMFVTGMNPFLGSVFTILTLVIAVPSAIKAFNYITTLWKGNIIFTPAMLFSIGLVSFFISGGLTGIFLGNSVLDINLHDTYFVVAHFHLVMGSASFFGLLAGVYHWFPKMFGRMMNDKLGKLHFWLSFVGIYLVFFPLHYIGIAGFPRRYYSFTSFETFSIYGDLNALVSIAAILTFAAQFIFLFNFFYSIYRGKLAPANPWKSTTLEWTTPRFPGHGNWIGAIPKVFRWPYDYSKPEAKDDFIPQTVPYSHTSESNLEHENELTKDEDLTGVEKNN, encoded by the coding sequence ATGTCAGTAACAGATATACAACTTCAAGAAGATTTGGCACATGATGATCACCATGACGATGAACATCACGAACAGGGGTTTATAAGCAAGTATATATTCACGACTGATCACAAGACAATCGCGAAGCAATTCTTGATTACAGGTATTTTCTGGGCATTGATAGGAGGCGGACTCTCTATCATATTCAGACTTCAGTTGGGATTTCCGGAAATGAGCTTAGAGTGGCTAAGACCTCTATTAGGGCAATGGATTACTGAAACAGGCAAATTAGATGCTGAATTTTATTTGGCTCTGGTTACTATGCATGGTACCATTATGGTATTTTTCGTGCTGACAGCTGGCTTAAGTGGTACATTCTCTAATTTCTTAATTCCGTTACAGATTGGAGCAAGGGACATGGCTTCAGGCTTCATGAATTTGCTGTCTTACTGGTTCTTTTTTGCATCCAGTGTTGTTATGTTCATTTCTCTTTTTATCGAAACTGGACCAGCCGGCGGTGGATGGACTGTCTATCCGCCATTGAGCGCACTACCTCAAGCAATTCAAGGATCAGGCCTTGGAATGACCTTATGGTTGGTTTCAATGGCATTATTCATCGCTTCTTCTCTCTTAGGTGGTATTAATTATATCACTACTATCATCAATATGAGAACACAAGGGATGTCGTTTGCACGAATGCCTTTAACTATTTGGGCATTTTTTATTACAGCAATCTTAGGATTGTTGTCATTCCCAGTTTTATTATCGGCAGCATTGCTCTTGATATTTGACCGATCCTTCGGTACTAGTTTCTATTTATCAGAAATCTATATACAAGGTGAGGCTTTGCCTAATGTAGGTGGAAGTCCAATTTTATACCAGCATTTGTTTTGGTTCCTGGGACACCCTGAAGTATACATTGTAATACTTCCAGCACTGGGTATTACATCAGAAATTATTGCAACCAATTCACGGAAACCAATATTTGGCTATAAGGCAATGATTGGCTCAATGTTAGGAATTGGCTTCTTATCGTTTATTGTATGGGCTCACCACATGTTTGTGACTGGCATGAATCCATTTTTAGGTTCAGTATTTACCATATTGACATTGGTGATAGCAGTTCCATCCGCTATTAAGGCATTTAATTATATCACGACATTGTGGAAAGGCAATATCATATTCACTCCAGCCATGTTGTTTTCGATAGGTTTAGTGTCTTTCTTCATATCAGGAGGATTGACAGGTATTTTCCTTGGGAACTCAGTTCTTGATATTAATCTTCATGACACATATTTCGTTGTTGCTCATTTTCACCTTGTAATGGGGAGCGCATCGTTTTTTGGTCTTTTGGCTGGTGTGTATCATTGGTTCCCTAAGATGTTCGGAAGAATGATGAATGATAAGCTAGGCAAGTTGCATTTTTGGCTATCTTTTGTAGGTATCTATCTGGTGTTTTTCCCATTACACTATATAGGAATAGCAGGCTTTCCGAGAAGATATTATTCATTCACTTCATTTGAAACGTTTAGTATTTATGGAGATTTGAATGCACTGGTAAGTATTGCAGCTATTTTGACCTTTGCAGCTCAGTTTATATTCCTATTTAACTTCTTCTATTCTATATATAGAGGCAAATTAGCACCTGCTAATCCATGGAAGTCAACAACGCTTGAATGGACGACACCTCGATTCCCAGGACATGGTAATTGGATAGGAGCAATACCTAAGGTATTTAGATGGCCTTATGATTACAGTAAGCCAGAAGCGAAAGATGATTTCATTCCTCAAACGGTACCTTACTCGCACACTTCTGAATCTAACCTTGAGCACGAAAATGAGCTAACTAAGGATGAAGATTTGACTGGAGTTGAGAAGAATAATTAA
- a CDS encoding cytochrome c oxidase subunit II codes for MLNLIIVVAVVLIIAVIFIAYRVTTLVDVVKKDKKKTHVPSGNNFQGLLMMVFLIAGIAGFFYFSMTEYNTYNLPIASEHAVVTENLFWITMAVTVFVFIVTQIFLFGFGWKYRYKETNKAHYYPHNNKLEMIWTIVPAVVLAWLIISGLKQWNLVTGPAPENSEVIEVMGYQYAWAFRYPGKDGALGKYDFRKIDAINSMGIDLEDQSGHDDFMPTQLVLPKGKPVHLQIRGRDVIHSVYNPHFRMQMNAVPGMPTRFWFTPTVSTEEMREITGNPDFNYELVCNKICGKSHYGMKGIITVLEQDEYDSWYKESQENTFLKQNPSYISQVPEDLKEAAKIAAGIENIESQQKVTTAASSSK; via the coding sequence ATGCTTAATTTAATCATTGTTGTAGCGGTCGTTTTAATCATAGCTGTGATATTCATAGCATACCGTGTTACTACGTTAGTTGATGTTGTAAAGAAGGACAAGAAGAAGACTCATGTGCCATCTGGTAATAATTTTCAAGGTTTGCTAATGATGGTATTCCTGATTGCAGGAATTGCGGGATTCTTTTACTTTTCGATGACTGAGTACAACACTTACAATTTGCCAATTGCATCTGAGCATGCTGTAGTTACTGAAAATTTATTTTGGATTACAATGGCGGTTACCGTTTTTGTATTCATTGTTACTCAGATTTTCTTATTCGGTTTTGGTTGGAAGTATCGTTATAAAGAAACGAACAAAGCCCACTATTATCCACACAATAATAAGTTGGAGATGATTTGGACAATTGTTCCAGCAGTCGTTCTGGCATGGTTGATTATTTCTGGTTTGAAGCAATGGAATTTAGTTACAGGCCCAGCTCCGGAAAATTCTGAGGTCATAGAGGTAATGGGATATCAGTACGCTTGGGCATTCAGATATCCTGGAAAAGATGGAGCATTAGGAAAATATGATTTTAGAAAAATCGATGCAATTAATTCAATGGGTATCGATTTAGAAGATCAAAGTGGTCATGACGATTTTATGCCTACTCAACTTGTCTTACCAAAAGGCAAGCCAGTGCATCTTCAAATTCGTGGTAGAGATGTAATACATAGTGTTTATAATCCACACTTCAGAATGCAGATGAATGCAGTTCCTGGAATGCCTACACGTTTTTGGTTTACACCTACTGTAAGTACAGAGGAGATGCGAGAAATAACTGGAAACCCTGATTTCAATTATGAACTTGTATGCAATAAAATTTGCGGTAAGAGTCATTATGGTATGAAAGGAATTATCACGGTACTTGAACAAGATGAATATGATTCATGGTATAAGGAAAGTCAGGAAAATACTTTCCTTAAACAAAATCCAAGTTATATAAGTCAGGTTCCGGAAGATTTGAAAGAAGCTGCAAAAATTGCTGCGGGAATCGAAAACATTGAGAGTCAACAAAAAGTTACAACTGCTGCGAGTAGTTCAAAATAA